CATGGCCGTCTCCAGCTGCCACACGGGCGTGCTCTGCTTGTCGCGCGGATCCACGGTCTTGCCGTTGCGGATCAGCGGCAGGTCCAGCACGCCCTTGGCGGCGCGCAAGGCGTCGCGCACGGCGGGCAGGTGGAGCCAGAGGGAGTTGGTGTTGAAGTAGCGGTGGCGGGTCACGTCCTGGAAGGCGTCCAGGTCGTCGTCGGGGCACTGGGCCAGCTCGCGCAGCATGAGTCGGCCGTCGCGGCGGCGGGCCAGGTGGCCGCCCTTGCGGTCGG
The DNA window shown above is from bacterium and carries:
- a CDS encoding UTP--glucose-1-phosphate uridylyltransferase, which encodes KVPKIRRDDLATAEHPADPSLTWCPPGHGDLYTALLTTGLLDDLVDGGYRYAFVSNSDNLGAVIEPGLLGWFAASGAPFLMECADRTPADRKGGHLARRRDGRLMLRELAQCPDDDLDAFQDVTRHRYFNTNSLWLHLPAVRDALRAAKGVLDLPLIRNGKTVDPRDKQSTPVWQLETAM